A section of the Pedobacter sp. HDW13 genome encodes:
- a CDS encoding Fic family protein, with protein sequence MDLRLIERYKALDIAKVIDHEKFNNISIVHHSTVLEGSTLTEVETQVLIDEGLTPKGKPLTHSLMVTDHFSTLQFALKEANNKRPVTVSFIQELNAMLIRNTGLVYNTIFGTVDATKGEFRKGNVTAGGTYFPNYDKVVYLTENLADVIYKAMQADLSVSEQIQLSFDAHYNLVSIHPFYDGNGRTSRLLMNYIQAYYKLPLAIVHQQSKVDYIEALKETRAKEDINIFRDFMSREYTLLLKDEIKKFEETTKPKQGKGFHLLF encoded by the coding sequence ATGGACTTAAGGTTAATTGAAAGGTACAAAGCTTTGGATATAGCTAAGGTTATAGACCATGAGAAATTCAACAATATTTCAATAGTCCACCATTCTACTGTTTTGGAGGGCTCTACACTAACGGAAGTTGAAACCCAGGTTTTGATAGACGAGGGATTAACTCCAAAAGGGAAGCCCCTTACGCATAGTTTAATGGTTACCGATCACTTTTCTACCCTGCAATTTGCATTAAAAGAAGCCAATAATAAAAGGCCGGTTACAGTATCATTCATTCAGGAGTTAAATGCGATGCTTATTCGCAATACAGGGTTGGTTTATAATACCATTTTTGGCACTGTTGATGCAACAAAGGGAGAGTTTAGAAAAGGAAATGTTACTGCTGGAGGCACCTACTTTCCAAATTATGATAAAGTTGTTTACCTTACTGAAAACCTTGCTGATGTAATCTATAAAGCAATGCAGGCTGATTTGTCAGTATCAGAGCAGATTCAATTATCATTTGATGCACACTATAACCTGGTTAGTATACATCCATTCTACGATGGCAACGGACGGACTTCGAGGCTGCTCATGAATTATATACAGGCCTATTACAAGTTACCTCTTGCCATTGTTCACCAGCAATCAAAAGTTGATTATATAGAAGCTTTAAAAGAAACCAGAGCAAAAGAAGATATCAATATTTTCAGGGATTTCATGAGCAGGGAATATACTTTGCTTTTGAAAGATGAAATTAAAAAGTTTGAGGAAACTACCAAACCAAAACAAGGTAAAGGCTTTCATCTGCTGTTTTAA
- a CDS encoding YihY/virulence factor BrkB family protein: MPSITEDLKFFFSTIRKAFSLFQQNDPLRLAGATAFFTNFALPPILIILIRLFGMFTDRRLFVTHLFERLANILDNESIAQIRTTLRNIRGIDQAWYVTLFSFIFFLFVATTLFNVIKNSLEQIWNIGKKDKKGLIYTLKSRAVSVIIILLAGILFFIGLLADSVQAFIGAYLKTNSPSFSLILTSIINQLVFVIIVTTWFTMLFRFLTNGRPTWRAAISGGLLTGCLFTAGKYILRILLPLSNISNIYGSAGSIIVIMLFVFYSSLIFYFGASFIKALSIGRATPIVPKKGSFAYELTEVELEKGD, encoded by the coding sequence ATGCCATCAATAACAGAAGACCTGAAGTTTTTTTTCTCTACCATAAGAAAAGCATTTAGTTTATTTCAGCAAAATGATCCACTACGCTTAGCAGGTGCTACTGCTTTTTTCACCAATTTCGCTTTGCCCCCCATCCTTATTATCCTCATCAGGTTATTTGGGATGTTTACCGATAGAAGGCTGTTTGTAACCCATTTGTTCGAGCGGCTGGCCAATATTCTCGATAATGAGAGCATCGCACAGATCAGAACAACGTTAAGGAATATCAGGGGCATTGATCAGGCATGGTATGTTACACTCTTCAGTTTTATATTTTTTCTGTTTGTAGCTACAACCCTTTTCAATGTAATTAAAAACTCTTTAGAGCAAATCTGGAACATCGGCAAGAAAGATAAAAAGGGACTCATTTACACCCTTAAATCGCGGGCCGTATCGGTTATTATTATCTTGCTGGCGGGTATATTGTTTTTTATCGGCTTATTGGCTGATAGTGTGCAAGCTTTTATTGGTGCCTATTTAAAAACAAATTCACCTTCTTTCAGTCTGATTTTAACTTCTATCATTAACCAGTTGGTTTTTGTAATTATTGTAACTACCTGGTTCACTATGCTGTTCAGGTTTTTAACCAACGGCAGGCCAACCTGGCGTGCAGCAATTTCGGGCGGCCTGTTAACCGGATGTTTATTTACAGCGGGTAAGTATATTTTAAGGATTTTATTACCACTTAGCAATATCAGCAACATTTACGGCTCAGCCGGCTCTATTATTGTAATTATGCTTTTTGTGTTTTATTCATCGCTGATCTTTTATTTTGGGGCTTCTTTTATTAAAGCGCTCAGCATTGGCAGGGCAACACCTATTGTACCCAAAAAAGGATCGTTTGCTTATGAGCTTACTGAGGTAGAGCTGGAAAAAGGAGATTGA
- a CDS encoding META domain-containing protein, translated as MKNLIFIGLLLFLFSSCNEKIDPAKFTNTKWELTELPGLVLPTSAKATLNIADSLKLSGKSFCNNYGGKAEIADNKISVKNVFGTKMFCQETDAAERAYLHALNQVNNAKVTDNKLYLLNGDKTLLVFTKTN; from the coding sequence ATGAAAAACTTAATCTTTATTGGCCTGCTATTATTTCTATTTAGTTCGTGTAACGAAAAAATAGATCCGGCGAAATTTACAAACACCAAATGGGAACTCACAGAACTGCCGGGTTTAGTACTCCCTACATCAGCTAAGGCAACCTTAAACATTGCCGATAGCCTAAAATTGAGCGGAAAATCATTTTGTAATAACTATGGTGGTAAAGCCGAGATTGCAGACAATAAAATCTCCGTAAAAAATGTTTTTGGCACCAAAATGTTTTGTCAGGAAACTGATGCGGCAGAACGTGCTTATCTGCATGCGCTAAACCAGGTAAATAATGCAAAAGTAACTGATAACAAGCTCTATCTGTTAAATGGCGATAAAACACTACTTGTTTTCACCAAAACAAATTAG
- a CDS encoding GNAT family N-acetyltransferase, which translates to MKIFVETERLILRELLSADAAGMFEMDSDPEVHRYLGNKPYSAIEESQANIEFIRRQYIENGIGRWAVIEKETNNFVGWAGLKLITETTNNRINYHDLGYRFSKKYWGKGYATESAIAAKDYAFDTLKLAEIIGIADINNSGSIHVLQKVGLKRISLFDYQDIKHHWMEMKNPAAKQLV; encoded by the coding sequence ATGAAAATTTTTGTAGAAACGGAACGATTGATTTTAAGAGAGTTGTTATCTGCTGATGCAGCCGGCATGTTTGAAATGGATAGTGACCCCGAAGTGCACCGTTATTTGGGGAATAAACCCTATAGCGCTATTGAAGAAAGCCAGGCCAATATCGAATTTATTCGCAGGCAATATATAGAAAACGGCATTGGCCGCTGGGCTGTGATTGAAAAGGAAACCAATAATTTTGTGGGTTGGGCTGGTTTAAAATTAATTACCGAAACAACCAATAACCGAATTAATTACCACGATTTAGGTTATCGGTTTAGTAAAAAATACTGGGGAAAAGGCTACGCTACCGAATCGGCCATTGCAGCAAAAGATTATGCTTTTGATACCTTAAAACTAGCAGAAATTATCGGTATTGCCGATATCAATAATTCGGGTTCTATCCACGTACTGCAAAAAGTTGGGCTGAAACGCATTTCACTTTTCGATTATCAAGACATAAAACACCATTGGATGGAAATGAAAAACCCCGCAGCAAAACAATTGGTTTAG
- a CDS encoding DinB family protein, whose amino-acid sequence MLVKSLLGEFLLEAESTRKLLKAIPNAILDYKPSPHSWTTAQLASHIAEIYDWYPGTFHGSEFNMDAYQRDEVALNDIENIIAKFERAFNRAKESIESATDESMLEDWKMTARGKTVLPPMERIKVVRSFLMNHIYHHRGEMIIYLRATGHKVPSIYGPIYEDGIK is encoded by the coding sequence ATGCTGGTAAAATCACTATTGGGCGAATTTCTTCTTGAGGCAGAAAGCACCCGTAAATTGCTAAAAGCAATACCGAATGCTATTTTAGATTATAAACCCTCACCACATTCGTGGACTACAGCGCAACTGGCCTCACACATCGCCGAAATTTACGACTGGTACCCGGGTACTTTTCATGGTAGCGAATTTAATATGGATGCTTACCAGCGCGATGAGGTAGCTCTAAACGATATAGAAAATATAATAGCAAAATTTGAGCGCGCATTTAACCGGGCAAAAGAAAGTATTGAATCGGCTACCGACGAAAGCATGCTTGAAGACTGGAAAATGACAGCAAGGGGCAAAACCGTACTGCCCCCAATGGAGCGTATCAAAGTAGTTCGCAGTTTTTTAATGAACCACATCTACCATCATCGTGGCGAAATGATTATTTATCTGCGCGCTACCGGCCATAAAGTTCCCAGTATTTACGGGCCAATTTATGAAGATGGAATTAAATAG
- a CDS encoding DUF4199 domain-containing protein, producing the protein MKKNVIVFGLIAGVIVSVLMVISMARCNSDANFEHSMLLGYASMVLAFSFIFVGIKNYRDKYNNGSITFGKAFKIGLYISLIASTIYVITWLIDYYVFIPDFMDKYVAHMLKEAKDSGASVAELAKQAKELAYNQQLYKNPIMVVLFTYLEILPVGIIVSLIAALILKRKPGTPLSAQVA; encoded by the coding sequence ATGAAAAAGAATGTAATTGTATTCGGATTAATTGCCGGCGTAATTGTATCCGTGCTGATGGTAATCTCGATGGCCAGATGTAACAGCGACGCTAACTTTGAACACAGCATGCTTTTGGGCTATGCCTCAATGGTGCTGGCATTCTCCTTTATTTTTGTAGGTATAAAAAACTACCGTGATAAATACAACAATGGTTCAATTACCTTTGGCAAAGCATTTAAAATCGGTCTTTACATCAGTTTAATTGCCTCAACCATATATGTAATAACCTGGCTGATTGATTATTATGTTTTCATACCCGATTTTATGGATAAGTACGTAGCCCATATGCTGAAAGAAGCTAAAGATAGTGGTGCATCCGTAGCTGAGCTGGCAAAACAAGCCAAAGAACTGGCCTACAATCAGCAATTGTATAAAAACCCGATCATGGTAGTATTGTTTACCTATCTGGAAATTTTACCAGTTGGCATTATTGTATCGTTAATAGCCGCACTCATTTTGAAAAGAAAGCCTGGCACGCCATTATCTGCCCAGGTGGCTTAA
- a CDS encoding response regulator transcription factor, translating into MPNAVNFLAKNKSTILYGVFLAALLFLLKWLELRFIIINHAFEIYAGAIAVLFTALGIWLALKLTKPKTILIEKEVFTPRPETFILNEKELTKLNISKRELEVLQLMSAGLSNQEIAVKLFVSLNTIKTHNARLFEKLEVKRRTQAIETAKRLSLIP; encoded by the coding sequence ATGCCAAACGCTGTTAACTTTTTAGCTAAAAATAAAAGCACCATCCTATACGGTGTTTTCCTTGCAGCATTACTTTTTCTGCTTAAATGGCTCGAACTTCGTTTCATAATCATTAACCATGCTTTCGAAATTTATGCGGGAGCAATAGCAGTTCTTTTTACGGCACTGGGCATTTGGCTGGCACTAAAATTAACTAAACCTAAAACCATACTCATCGAAAAAGAGGTTTTTACCCCCAGGCCTGAAACATTTATCCTCAATGAAAAGGAACTGACCAAACTCAACATTAGTAAAAGAGAGCTGGAAGTTTTGCAACTCATGTCGGCCGGATTAAGTAACCAGGAAATTGCAGTAAAGTTATTTGTTTCTTTAAATACGATAAAAACACATAATGCAAGGCTTTTCGAAAAACTCGAAGTTAAACGCCGAACGCAAGCAATAGAAACTGCCAAAAGATTAAGCCTTATTCCCTAA
- a CDS encoding alpha-ketoglutarate-dependent dioxygenase AlkB, translated as MDLFSTELNIDQNLLPYGGTVNYYGKLFSRQEADHYFDVLMNTIEWKNDEAFIMGKHIITKRKVAWYGNEAYSYTYSNRSKLALPWTPELLELKTLAETQTGHSYNSCLLNLYHNGEEGMAYHSDDEKALAKDSAIASLSFGAERRFLFKHKQSKETVTLFLEHGSLLVMKDETQTNWLHRLPPTKKITRPRVNLTFRTMDLSALSSNS; from the coding sequence ATGGATTTATTCAGCACCGAACTCAACATTGACCAAAACCTGCTTCCTTACGGGGGAACCGTAAACTATTATGGTAAATTATTTAGCCGGCAAGAGGCTGATCATTATTTCGACGTACTGATGAACACCATCGAATGGAAAAACGACGAAGCCTTTATTATGGGCAAGCACATCATTACCAAAAGAAAAGTAGCCTGGTATGGCAACGAAGCTTATTCTTATACCTATTCTAATCGTTCTAAACTGGCCCTCCCCTGGACGCCGGAGTTGCTGGAGTTAAAAACATTGGCCGAAACGCAAACAGGTCATAGCTATAATTCTTGCCTGCTTAACCTGTATCACAACGGCGAGGAGGGCATGGCCTACCATAGTGATGATGAAAAAGCCCTGGCTAAAGATTCGGCCATTGCCTCTTTAAGTTTTGGTGCAGAAAGGCGCTTCCTTTTTAAACACAAACAAAGCAAAGAAACAGTTACCCTGTTTTTAGAGCATGGCAGTTTGCTGGTGATGAAGGATGAGACACAAACGAATTGGCTACACCGGCTCCCACCAACCAAGAAAATAACCCGGCCAAGGGTAAACTTAACTTTTAGGACAATGGATCTTTCTGCCCTTTCTTCTAATTCTTAA
- a CDS encoding methylated-DNA--[protein]-cysteine S-methyltransferase, which yields MKAQEEINYNRIAEAIGYIKDNYKNQPSLEEIAENVNLSPFHFQRLFSEWAGTTPKRFLQYISIGHAKEMLKENQSLFDTALATGLSGTSRLHDLFVNIEGMTPGEYKNGGENLQINYSFAESPFGNIIVAATPKGICHMAFYDDQSAALVNLQGKFPAASYQQIFDMQQQNALYIFNHDWSKLNQVKLHLKGTEFQLKVWEALLKIPMGKLATYGKLAKQLQNPNASRAVGTAIGDNPVAFLIPCHRVIQSSGALGGYHWGLNRKTAMIGWEAAKMDVQFK from the coding sequence ATGAAAGCACAAGAAGAAATCAATTACAATAGGATAGCAGAAGCCATAGGTTATATTAAGGACAATTATAAAAATCAGCCCAGCTTAGAAGAAATTGCTGAAAATGTAAATTTAAGTCCTTTTCATTTTCAGCGTTTATTTAGCGAGTGGGCAGGCACTACCCCAAAACGTTTTTTACAATACATTAGCATTGGCCACGCTAAAGAAATGCTAAAAGAAAACCAGAGTTTATTTGATACCGCTTTGGCAACAGGTTTATCAGGAACCAGCCGTTTACACGATCTGTTTGTGAACATTGAAGGCATGACACCCGGCGAATATAAAAATGGTGGAGAGAACCTTCAGATCAATTACAGCTTTGCTGAAAGTCCTTTTGGGAATATTATTGTAGCCGCCACGCCTAAAGGAATCTGCCATATGGCTTTTTACGATGATCAATCGGCGGCCCTGGTTAATTTACAAGGTAAGTTTCCTGCCGCAAGCTACCAGCAGATATTTGATATGCAGCAGCAGAATGCCTTATATATTTTCAACCACGACTGGAGCAAGTTGAATCAGGTTAAACTACATTTAAAAGGAACCGAATTTCAGTTAAAAGTTTGGGAAGCGTTGCTAAAAATCCCAATGGGAAAGCTGGCCACTTATGGTAAGCTCGCCAAGCAACTGCAAAACCCAAATGCATCGCGGGCGGTAGGCACAGCCATTGGCGATAATCCGGTAGCTTTCCTTATCCCCTGCCATCGCGTAATTCAATCGAGTGGCGCTTTGGGTGGCTACCACTGGGGACTGAACAGAAAAACCGCCATGATTGGCTGGGAAGCAGCAAAGATGGATGTACAGTTTAAATAA
- a CDS encoding MepB family protein — MKHGNGPQVIVQTGNQLLKNNKKSMCINYACKGNLTILPPALLAAIKRAYSPLGYQISNYRQEAESKVYCAATFGLNQLKVKYREAKITPTKTGQFVSIWKRDEKSITAPFNASDDFDLLIISVENEDLSGQFIFPKAILIQQKIITHNKVTGKRGIRLYPPWDMPTSKQAIKTQQWQNKYFLLISNQSPLAVSLTKKLLNP, encoded by the coding sequence ATGAAACATGGCAATGGACCTCAGGTGATTGTTCAAACGGGGAATCAATTATTGAAGAACAATAAAAAATCGATGTGCATTAATTATGCGTGTAAAGGGAATTTAACCATCCTTCCTCCAGCACTGTTAGCCGCAATAAAAAGGGCATACAGTCCCCTAGGTTACCAAATCAGTAACTACCGCCAGGAAGCAGAGAGCAAAGTATATTGCGCTGCAACTTTCGGGTTAAACCAGTTAAAGGTTAAGTACCGCGAAGCTAAAATTACCCCTACAAAAACCGGGCAGTTTGTGAGTATCTGGAAACGGGATGAAAAAAGCATTACCGCTCCATTTAATGCTTCAGATGATTTCGATTTGTTGATTATTTCAGTAGAAAACGAAGACTTGAGCGGGCAGTTTATTTTCCCAAAAGCAATATTAATACAACAGAAGATAATAACACATAATAAAGTAACAGGTAAAAGAGGAATCCGCCTTTATCCGCCCTGGGATATGCCGACCAGTAAGCAAGCCATTAAAACACAACAATGGCAGAACAAATATTTTTTACTTATTTCAAATCAATCTCCATTGGCTGTTTCACTCACCAAAAAACTTTTAAACCCGTAA
- a CDS encoding n-acetylglutamate synthase has translation MINYNDRIFRAVSNTENGETSDQTVFKYKQNGHLLSAEYFGGKIKYGHLIGLVDENGNIDMRYHQVNDAGTLMTGICNSKPEYLPNGKIRLHETWQWTSGDCSNGESIIEEQ, from the coding sequence ATGATAAACTACAACGACAGAATTTTCAGGGCGGTTAGCAATACTGAGAACGGAGAAACATCAGATCAAACTGTTTTTAAATATAAACAGAACGGCCATTTGCTTAGCGCCGAATATTTTGGCGGGAAAATTAAATACGGCCATTTAATTGGCCTAGTTGATGAAAATGGAAATATTGATATGCGTTATCATCAGGTAAATGATGCCGGTACATTAATGACCGGAATCTGCAATTCTAAACCTGAGTACCTGCCAAATGGCAAAATCAGGCTGCATGAAACATGGCAATGGACCTCAGGTGATTGTTCAAACGGGGAATCAATTATTGAAGAACAATAA